A genomic window from Coraliomargarita parva includes:
- a CDS encoding alpha/beta fold hydrolase, which yields MIQSRASQLPPEVRMEYPFASNTLVLEGGLRMHYIDEGSGPVVLMLHGNPTWSFYYRNLVKHLSGLGFRCIVPDHVGCGLSDKPQDYNYTLEQRIQDVELLIHRLGLKTYSLVLHDWGGAIGCGVATRRPHAVDKIVLLNTGAFRSKRIPLRIAAVKIPWIGEAVIRGLNGFAGPAARMSVRIPLSPAVQRGMLFPYRSWADRVAVWNFVRDIPLREKHRSYKTLTEIEVNLKKLADKPVCLEWGAYDFCFNKHFRQRWQEIFPQAECHIHDIAGHYVLEDATDRVCKNVASFLQES from the coding sequence ATGATTCAATCACGCGCATCACAGTTACCGCCCGAAGTGCGGATGGAGTATCCTTTCGCCAGTAATACCCTCGTTTTGGAGGGCGGGTTGAGAATGCATTACATCGACGAAGGCTCCGGGCCGGTCGTGCTTATGCTTCACGGGAATCCGACTTGGTCCTTCTATTACCGGAACCTGGTCAAGCACCTCTCGGGGCTGGGATTCCGTTGTATCGTTCCGGACCATGTCGGCTGTGGGCTCTCGGACAAGCCGCAGGATTATAACTACACCTTGGAGCAACGGATTCAGGATGTGGAGCTCCTGATACACCGGCTTGGGTTGAAGACCTACAGCCTGGTGTTGCACGACTGGGGCGGTGCGATCGGATGTGGGGTGGCGACGAGGCGACCGCATGCGGTGGATAAAATCGTGCTGCTGAACACCGGGGCATTCCGTTCAAAGCGCATCCCGCTTCGGATCGCGGCGGTAAAGATCCCCTGGATCGGTGAAGCGGTGATCCGCGGGCTAAATGGTTTTGCCGGTCCGGCCGCGCGTATGTCGGTCCGGATACCCCTGAGTCCGGCGGTGCAGCGGGGCATGCTGTTCCCGTACCGAAGCTGGGCGGACCGTGTGGCGGTCTGGAACTTTGTCCGGGACATCCCGCTCCGGGAAAAGCACCGGTCCTACAAGACCCTGACGGAGATCGAGGTCAACCTGAAGAAGCTGGCCGACAAGCCGGTCTGTTTGGAGTGGGGGGCCTATGATTTCTGTTTCAACAAGCACTTCCGCCAGCGCTGGCAGGAAATCTTCCCCCAGGCCGAGTGCCACATCCATGATATCGCGGGGCACTACGTGCTGGAGGATGCGACAGACCGGGTCTGCAAGAATGTGGCAAGCTTTCTTCAAGAGTCATAA
- a CDS encoding 3-oxoacyl-ACP synthase III, translated as MLFSKVAIESIAYALPEEVWTSADVEAKLAGVYERLRLPEGRLELMTGIRERRFWPKGTPASVASAKAGEAVLAKSSFGRESMDLLIHSAVCRDRLEPATASYVHGLLGLSGGTQIFDVSNACLGFLNAMVVAASMIECGQIERALICSGENGRPLVENTLAQLQNPELTRKTIKPYFANLTIGAGAVAAVLCRKDLAPGPRPCLRAAVVETDTSHNQLCQGDSAGDALEMLTDSEELLVAGIGVARRAWARFTDATGWTAETPDRVITHQVGKAHTRELFNALGLDLAKDFTTFETLGNVGSVSCPITLARAMEDGAYRPGQKAALLGIGSGLSSLMLALDWPES; from the coding sequence ATGCTGTTTTCCAAGGTAGCTATCGAATCAATCGCCTATGCCCTGCCGGAGGAGGTTTGGACCTCGGCCGATGTGGAGGCAAAGCTTGCCGGTGTCTATGAGCGGCTGCGTTTGCCCGAAGGCCGGTTGGAGCTGATGACGGGCATCCGCGAGCGGCGTTTCTGGCCCAAAGGCACGCCCGCGTCCGTGGCTTCGGCCAAAGCCGGCGAAGCCGTGTTGGCCAAGAGTTCCTTTGGGCGTGAGTCCATGGACCTGTTGATCCACTCCGCGGTTTGCCGCGACCGCCTGGAGCCGGCGACGGCGTCTTATGTGCACGGCCTACTGGGCCTGTCCGGAGGCACGCAGATCTTTGACGTATCCAACGCCTGCCTTGGTTTCCTCAATGCCATGGTAGTGGCGGCGAGCATGATCGAATGCGGTCAAATCGAGCGCGCCTTGATCTGCTCCGGCGAGAACGGGCGTCCCCTGGTGGAGAATACCCTGGCGCAATTGCAGAATCCGGAACTGACCCGGAAGACGATCAAGCCGTATTTTGCGAACCTGACGATCGGGGCCGGTGCGGTGGCGGCCGTGCTGTGCCGCAAGGATCTTGCGCCGGGACCGCGTCCGTGCCTTCGTGCGGCGGTGGTGGAGACCGACACCTCGCACAACCAGCTCTGTCAGGGAGATTCGGCGGGAGATGCCTTGGAGATGCTGACTGATTCGGAAGAGCTGCTGGTGGCGGGGATCGGTGTGGCCCGTCGCGCCTGGGCCCGTTTTACCGATGCGACCGGTTGGACGGCGGAGACGCCGGACCGTGTGATTACCCACCAAGTGGGGAAGGCGCACACTCGCGAGCTTTTCAATGCCCTGGGCCTCGATCTGGCCAAGGATTTTACCACTTTCGAAACCCTGGGGAATGTGGGCTCGGTGTCCTGCCCGATCACCCTGGCGCGGGCGATGGAGGACGGGGCCTACCGGCCTGGCCAAAAGGCGGCCCTGCTCGGAATCGGAAGTGGACTGAGTAGCTTAATGTTGGCCTTGGATTGGCCGGAGTCATGA
- a CDS encoding YegJ family protein — MYKILSSASMLAMKAVRFRFLLVLCLTLLSACSDQRDDIIPVSSGDEEMNKTMELARKNLDLFWTERDKAGDDFNGLLKVYFTDPGEEGGEHMWVDVIEHTGNTTSGILLSTPGWLKSIKPGDLVSFPDSQVSDWLFVEDGKARGAYTVKLLRSRMSPAERQEHDAASPFRFE, encoded by the coding sequence TTGTACAAAATCCTATCTTCGGCATCGATGCTTGCCATGAAAGCAGTGCGTTTTCGATTCCTCCTAGTGCTATGCCTTACGCTGCTCAGCGCTTGCTCCGATCAGCGCGATGACATCATTCCGGTCAGCAGTGGCGACGAGGAGATGAACAAAACGATGGAACTGGCCCGAAAAAACCTAGACCTGTTCTGGACCGAGCGGGATAAAGCGGGCGACGACTTTAACGGCCTGCTGAAAGTTTACTTCACAGACCCGGGAGAAGAAGGCGGCGAACACATGTGGGTCGATGTCATTGAACATACGGGAAACACGACAAGCGGAATTCTACTAAGCACACCCGGCTGGTTAAAATCCATCAAACCGGGTGATCTGGTAAGCTTTCCAGACTCACAGGTAAGCGATTGGCTTTTTGTTGAGGACGGCAAGGCGCGCGGTGCCTACACAGTCAAACTTCTGCGTTCCAGAATGAGCCCGGCGGAGCGACAAGAACATGATGCCGCATCTCCGTTTCGTTTCGAGTAA
- a CDS encoding enoyl-ACP reductase FabI: MSFLQFENKRFLVMGVANRKSVAWAITKTLEEQGAEVIHSVRSPERLESLKKLLGDRKAYICDVEYPEQIEALAKEVGQAHGPIDGIVHSIAFANYSEGFKPFHETVRKDFLQATSISAFSLVEVANAFKPYLSPDASVVSIGISSTDVTAENYGYMAPIKAALETCSYNLAKSFGADTRVRFNTVNAGPLKTSASAGIPGYIESYLYAEKLTFRKQNLSTQEVANTAVFLLSPASSGINGQGIVVNAGMDRNYFDKDVISAAMRPD; encoded by the coding sequence ATGAGTTTCCTTCAATTTGAGAATAAGCGCTTCCTTGTGATGGGGGTGGCCAACCGCAAGAGCGTGGCCTGGGCCATCACGAAGACGCTGGAGGAGCAGGGCGCTGAAGTGATCCACAGCGTCCGTTCGCCGGAGCGTCTGGAAAGCCTGAAAAAGTTGTTGGGGGACCGGAAGGCCTACATCTGTGATGTGGAATATCCCGAGCAGATCGAGGCGCTGGCGAAGGAGGTGGGGCAGGCGCATGGCCCGATTGACGGGATCGTGCACTCGATCGCGTTTGCCAACTACTCGGAGGGCTTCAAGCCCTTCCACGAGACGGTGCGGAAAGACTTCCTTCAGGCCACATCGATCTCCGCATTCTCGCTGGTCGAGGTGGCCAACGCCTTCAAGCCCTACCTGAGCCCGGATGCCTCGGTGGTGTCGATCGGCATCAGCTCGACGGATGTGACGGCGGAAAACTACGGCTACATGGCGCCGATCAAGGCGGCGCTGGAGACTTGTTCCTATAATCTGGCGAAGTCCTTTGGCGCGGATACGCGAGTACGCTTCAATACGGTGAATGCCGGGCCGCTGAAGACCAGCGCTTCGGCCGGCATCCCCGGTTACATCGAGAGCTACCTCTACGCCGAGAAGCTGACATTCCGGAAGCAGAACCTGAGCACCCAGGAAGTGGCGAACACGGCGGTCTTTCTGCTTAGTCCGGCTTCCAGCGGGATCAACGGTCAGGGCATCGTGGTGAACGCCGGGATGGACCGGAACTACTTTGACAAGGATGTGATCTCCGCCGCGATGCGCCCGGATTAA
- a CDS encoding 3-hydroxyacyl-ACP dehydratase FabZ family protein, protein MEEILRTIPHRPPFLFIDEIVEVREDGATCKRTIRMEEPQFEGHYPGNPIMPGVLLCEACFQTGAIYLAKQIEKEGRSLKDVTPVLSRISDARFKQMVKPGDEITIEVTMKETVSRFFFMKGKVLKGGKPAMTIEFALAMVEPE, encoded by the coding sequence ATGGAAGAAATTCTCCGCACGATTCCGCACCGCCCTCCGTTTCTCTTCATCGACGAGATCGTCGAAGTCCGTGAAGACGGCGCCACCTGCAAGCGCACCATCCGCATGGAAGAGCCCCAGTTCGAGGGGCACTATCCGGGCAACCCGATCATGCCGGGGGTGCTGCTCTGTGAAGCCTGTTTCCAGACCGGTGCCATCTACCTGGCCAAGCAAATCGAGAAGGAAGGCCGCTCGCTCAAGGATGTGACCCCGGTGCTTTCGCGCATCAGTGATGCCCGCTTCAAGCAGATGGTGAAGCCGGGGGACGAAATCACGATCGAGGTGACGATGAAGGAAACGGTCAGCCGCTTCTTCTTCATGAAGGGCAAGGTGCTCAAGGGCGGGAAGCCGGCGATGACGATCGAGTTCGCCCTCGCCATGGTCGAGCCGGAGTGA
- a CDS encoding C39 family peptidase, with translation MPLQLPEVLEFQEVTPAYAPDGSGQALGEFQKGIRVKVKEPRYETGQCLVVFERYGAPDIQALVPLPDARALKPAEFQQMQPVLAGFPLLEKLLAVPEAWPEQVTELGTLVSDQEWLLLEGTQEDPLCLVSKAEGEQSGFEAWGLAPLSVSLDYRQADNRKIRIDFWNRGDAPGGWSPVHAALSTFRENLEGLENALGGFLGERERMERHDAGITAVRGGVETYFLANDIEVCLRWARGEYFNVEIYSFREQEAKQAEDYDPATFAERLAGQVRKHEDGYYWIDGIPMISQGDKGYCAAATLARVMSYYGYPVGMHEMADLADTSSAYGTTHEDVIDSIRRVCNGTPFRLNQIKDARRATLVDYIRRGIPLYWLVPGHARLLIGVDPEGGVVYTDSWGYGHEFKTMSWTEFTNWNREIWVLEPSN, from the coding sequence ATGCCCTTGCAGCTGCCGGAGGTCTTGGAGTTTCAGGAGGTGACGCCGGCCTACGCGCCGGATGGTTCGGGGCAGGCGTTGGGAGAATTCCAGAAGGGGATCCGCGTCAAGGTCAAGGAGCCGCGTTACGAGACCGGGCAATGTCTGGTGGTCTTTGAGCGCTATGGGGCGCCTGATATTCAGGCGCTGGTTCCATTGCCGGATGCGCGTGCCCTGAAGCCTGCCGAATTCCAGCAGATGCAGCCGGTTCTGGCTGGTTTTCCTTTGCTGGAAAAGTTGCTTGCCGTGCCCGAGGCCTGGCCGGAGCAAGTGACCGAGCTGGGGACCTTAGTCTCCGATCAAGAATGGCTGTTGCTGGAAGGCACGCAGGAAGATCCGCTGTGTCTGGTGTCCAAGGCGGAGGGAGAGCAGTCCGGGTTTGAAGCCTGGGGCTTGGCCCCGCTTTCGGTGAGCCTGGATTACCGTCAGGCGGACAACCGTAAGATCCGGATCGATTTCTGGAACCGGGGGGATGCGCCCGGCGGCTGGTCGCCGGTGCATGCGGCCTTGAGCACTTTCCGCGAGAATCTGGAAGGGCTTGAAAATGCGCTCGGCGGTTTTCTGGGCGAACGTGAGCGGATGGAGCGGCATGACGCGGGGATTACGGCCGTACGCGGGGGTGTGGAGACTTACTTCCTGGCCAACGACATCGAGGTCTGCTTACGCTGGGCGCGTGGCGAGTATTTCAACGTCGAAATCTACTCCTTTCGAGAGCAGGAAGCGAAGCAGGCGGAAGACTACGATCCGGCTACATTCGCTGAGCGACTGGCCGGGCAGGTGCGAAAGCACGAAGACGGCTATTACTGGATCGACGGCATTCCGATGATTTCACAGGGCGACAAGGGTTATTGTGCGGCGGCGACCTTGGCGCGGGTCATGAGTTATTACGGTTATCCGGTGGGGATGCACGAGATGGCTGACTTGGCCGACACCAGCAGTGCCTACGGCACCACCCACGAGGATGTCATCGATTCGATCCGTCGCGTCTGCAACGGCACCCCCTTTCGCCTGAACCAAATTAAGGATGCCCGGCGCGCGACGCTGGTGGATTATATCCGCCGGGGAATCCCGCTCTATTGGTTGGTGCCCGGCCATGCACGCTTGCTGATCGGTGTGGATCCCGAGGGGGGCGTTGTCTATACCGACTCTTGGGGCTACGGACATGAGTTCAAAACGATGAGCTGGACGGAGTTCACGAATTGGAATCGTGAGATCTGGGTGTTGGAGCCGTCGAATTAG
- a CDS encoding helicase associated domain-containing protein, with amino-acid sequence MRKARGNIYEAPGIFHLESSLHADRPRFTTSQVELYETWLRALTQIYGFDLLFWQFHPTGFSFIVETSKTATQSKIRLANGLATIGEDRLSNHVSAPEENTLLASDTFRLDRFLKHYQSMNEFAKGLKQRISRQHNQSNNTRGSIWADRMRVYRLPSRTHDLTEVAAFILASPEIYDQEKSHDWPGSYRSAVNEDGLALRGLKRIFQNRHTNTENLQSLSERSAQIIQTIQNAQKRPQDRRRRQPEWRPNCETAEYLKDTDYQIEPKSRNDTVELAKQQFIKMFERFKDFQKKTGYKAIPHGYQDDIQLRTWASSQRGLFHSGRLTQWKIEMVQDSGLLDPPTSSVRNISSDGIPIIPPQWMARYEALKSFYQEHGHSKIVRTDKTHKALAYWVWTQRAKRRKAQLLPKQIQLLDDLEFCWNPRSGK; translated from the coding sequence ATGCGCAAAGCGAGAGGTAACATCTATGAAGCGCCGGGCATCTTTCATTTGGAAAGCAGCTTACACGCAGATCGCCCAAGATTCACAACGAGTCAGGTAGAGCTCTACGAAACTTGGTTACGTGCTTTGACTCAAATTTATGGTTTCGACCTACTCTTCTGGCAGTTCCATCCTACCGGCTTCTCATTTATCGTCGAAACAAGTAAAACTGCCACCCAGTCAAAGATCCGCTTAGCCAACGGACTGGCAACAATTGGAGAAGATAGGCTGTCGAATCATGTTTCGGCGCCCGAAGAAAATACATTGTTAGCGAGTGATACCTTCAGACTTGATAGGTTCTTAAAGCACTACCAAAGCATGAACGAGTTTGCCAAGGGCCTAAAACAACGAATCTCCAGACAGCACAACCAATCGAACAACACTCGTGGAAGCATCTGGGCCGACCGCATGCGTGTCTACCGCCTCCCAAGCCGGACCCACGATTTGACTGAAGTCGCTGCCTTCATTCTCGCCTCCCCTGAGATATACGATCAAGAAAAGTCACACGACTGGCCGGGTTCGTATCGATCTGCTGTCAATGAAGACGGTTTGGCCCTGCGCGGATTGAAAAGAATTTTCCAGAATCGACACACAAATACGGAAAACCTTCAGTCGCTCTCCGAGCGTTCCGCCCAAATCATTCAAACGATTCAGAATGCTCAAAAACGTCCCCAAGACCGGAGAAGGAGGCAGCCAGAATGGCGTCCAAACTGTGAGACGGCAGAATACTTGAAAGATACTGACTATCAGATCGAACCAAAGAGTAGGAACGATACGGTGGAACTGGCAAAGCAACAGTTCATCAAGATGTTCGAGCGATTCAAAGATTTTCAAAAGAAGACGGGCTACAAAGCAATCCCACACGGCTATCAGGACGACATTCAACTACGAACTTGGGCCTCTAGTCAACGCGGGCTCTTCCATTCCGGACGCTTAACTCAGTGGAAGATTGAAATGGTTCAAGACTCTGGCCTTTTGGATCCCCCAACTTCATCAGTTCGCAATATCTCGAGTGACGGCATTCCTATAATTCCTCCCCAATGGATGGCTCGCTACGAAGCACTCAAATCTTTCTACCAGGAACACGGACACTCTAAAATTGTCCGAACCGACAAAACCCACAAGGCACTCGCATACTGGGTATGGACCCAGAGGGCCAAGCGCCGCAAAGCCCAATTGTTGCCAAAACAAATTCAGCTACTGGATGATTTGGAATTTTGCTGGAACCCCAGAAGCGGCAAATAA